In the Gammaproteobacteria bacterium genome, one interval contains:
- a CDS encoding nucleotidyltransferase family protein encodes MTPFAALVLAGDRGPGDAVAGAAGTPCKALAPVAGVPMVLRVLDALARSDGVGRVVLCGPTRDAVMGSAALQGRIRPGVVDWVPPGTGPSASAMAGLGLIGGADPVLITTADHALLGPALVDDFLRLAAASGGDAVVGLVRHERVRAAFPDTRRTVTRFRDGGFCGTNLFAFPTPAGRRVVGYWQGVESRRKRPWRLIAAALGPLALMQYGLGWLSVERAMARLSRHLEVRVRAVELTAPEAGLDVDTVADLHQVEATLARRGVAPAGGHDASPQQISDEAVRARGT; translated from the coding sequence GTGACGCCCTTTGCGGCCCTGGTCCTGGCCGGCGATCGCGGTCCGGGGGATGCCGTGGCGGGGGCGGCCGGCACGCCGTGCAAGGCCCTGGCCCCAGTGGCCGGGGTGCCGATGGTGCTGCGGGTGCTCGACGCCCTGGCTCGCAGTGACGGCGTGGGGCGGGTGGTGCTGTGCGGCCCGACCCGGGACGCCGTCATGGGATCTGCTGCCTTGCAGGGGCGTATCCGGCCCGGGGTGGTGGACTGGGTGCCGCCGGGTACGGGCCCGAGCGCCAGCGCGATGGCCGGTCTGGGCCTGATCGGTGGGGCAGATCCGGTACTCATCACCACCGCCGATCATGCCCTGCTGGGACCCGCGCTGGTGGATGACTTTCTGCGCCTGGCGGCGGCGTCGGGGGGCGATGCGGTGGTGGGCCTGGTGAGACACGAGCGGGTCCGGGCGGCCTTTCCGGACACGCGCCGTACGGTGACCCGGTTTCGCGATGGCGGCTTTTGCGGCACCAACCTGTTCGCCTTTCCCACCCCTGCCGGGCGTCGGGTGGTGGGCTACTGGCAGGGTGTGGAGTCCCGGCGCAAGCGCCCGTGGCGCCTCATCGCCGCGGCCCTGGGGCCTCTCGCCCTGATGCAGTATGGCCTCGGATGGTTGTCGGTGGAACGGGCCATGGCGCGCCTGTCACGCCATCTCGAGGTGCGGGTGAGGGCGGTGGAGTTGACGGCGCCGGAGGCCGGCCTGGATGTGGACACGGTGGCGGATCTGCACCAGGTGGAGGCCACGCTGGCGCGTCGCGGCGTTGCCCCGGCGGGCGGGCACGACGCGTCTCCGCAACAGATCAGCGACGAAGCCGTACGGGCGCGGGGGACCTGA